In candidate division KSB1 bacterium, the genomic stretch CAGCAGAATGTCGCTGTAAAGATCAGGCAACGGAAAGCACCTGTCTTACTTTGCGAACCGCGTCCACTAACAGATCAATCTCTGCCTCGGTGTTGTACAGATAAAAACTGGCGCGCGCTGTCGCGACCACGCCCAACCAACGCATCAGCGGCTGAGCGCAATGGTGACCGGCGCGAATCGCAATCCCCTCGCGATCCAACAGGCCCGCCGCGTCGTGCGCATGCACACCGTCAATATTAAACGTCACCATGGACGACCGCTCCAGTGCCGGGCCGTACACCGTTACCCCCGGTGTCGCGGTCAACGCGTCGTAAGCATAGGTGGACAGATGATAATCGTGCGCGTGAATCCAATCCATCCCGATCACGTCGAGATAGCGAATCGCCTCCGCCAGACCTACGGCCTCCACAATCGGCGGAGTTCCCGCCTCAAACTTGTAAGGCAATTCATTCCACGTCGAGTGATCGAGAAACACCTCGCGAATCATCTCCCCGCCCGTCAGGAACGGATCCATGTCCTCCAGAATCTCCGGCTTGCCCCACAGGACTCCGATCCCGGTCGGACCCAGCATCTTGTGCCCGGAAAAGGCGTAAAAATCCGCGTCAATCTCCGTAATGTCCACCGGCATATGTGGTACCGCTTGCGCGCCGTCGACCAGCACCCGCGCCCCCACGCGGTGAGCAAGCTCCGTAATCTCGCGAACCGGGTTGATCGTACCCAGGACATTCGATACATGCGTCAGTGCCACGAGCGCGACCGAACCGTCCAGCAACTTCCGGCCCGCATCCATGTCCAGCGTCCCGTCTTCGCGCAGCGGCCAAAAGCGCAATTCCGCACCCACGGCCTTCGCCACGATTTGCCACGGGACCAAATTCGCGTGATGTTCGAGCGGCGTCAGCAGAATCGCCTGCCCATGCTTGATGAAACGCCGACCAAAGGAGTGCGCCACCAGATTGATCGACTCCGTCGTCCCGCGCGTGAAGATCACGCCCCGCGAGTCCGGCGCCTTAATGAAATCCCGCACGGTCCCACGCGCCGCTTCATAATCCGCCGTTGCGCGCTCACCCAGTGTATGCACGCCGCGGTGAACATTCGAATATCGCGATTCGCAAAATCGACAATGCGAGTCCAGCACCGCCATCGGCTTCTGCGAACTCGCCGCGCTGTCCAAATATACCAATGGCCGGCCGTTGACCTTCACATTCAGTATCGGAAAGTCCCGGCGAATCTCGGCAACCGTCTTCATAGTGCGATCCCGCCCCTGACGTGTGTGCTCTGCACACAACGCTTGTTCATTTCGTCCCGCCGTCCGCCGGTGCCGCCGCGGGAATCAAGACCAGAACTTCGTCTCCCCGCACCTCCACCGCAAACGTTTGCAGTGGCTCCGTCGCCGGCAGCGACAGCGCCTCGCCCGTTGCCAAATCAAACATCGCCCCGTGCCGCGGGCACTCCACGTGGCACCCCTCCAACCAACCGTCAGCCAGCGATTCATCCTCGTGCGTGCAGTGACTGCTGGTCGCAAACCACTGGCCGTCGCTCCGAAAAACGACCAACTGCAGCGGTCCAACGTTGAACGACTTGCCGCCGTCCCGCTTGAATTCAGCTTTCGAACAAATCCGCACCCACTCCCCGTCCGACCGACCAACCTTCGCAGTATCCAAGTGGCTCCTCTACGCCGTGAAGTTCTTGTGCGACCGACGCCGAATTGCTACTGACCCGCTTCCGGCCTACTTATTGCAAATCGGATAAAAGACGTCAGATTCTATCTATCCACCAACAGGGGTCACCAAAGTTCTCGCGAGGTAATCGATGACAAAGTCCAGAATCCTGATCCTGCTCATGACCGCCCTGGCGCTCGCCACCGGCTGTTCCGACGACGAAGCAACTACCACCATCCCGCCAGCGGTTCCCAGTGATGATCAACTTCTCGCCGGGCCGGAATCAGGCAAGCAATTTGTCCGCTGGAATTCCGTCGGACTGGAACGTGTTCACGCCAGTGGTGCGACGGTCGAAGGCTGGTGCTATCCCGCTCAGGAAACCAATCTCGAAATCCTGCTCATGGCCGGATATTCCGTCCCGGTTGGCGCGACACCGGGCGACTCGCTTCACTGTTCGCTCACCGTCGCGGACACCACCTATTCGCAAACCGACTTCCTGCCCGAAGGCATTACGTGGAACGACTCGGTGATCTACTGGTGTGACACCTCGTGCGTGCACATCCCCCCCGGCAGCAGTGCCGCGGACATCTGTTTCTATTGGTACAATCCGGCTTCCGGTGAATTCAAGCAAATCACGACCGCCGTCGTGGAAACGCATTGGGTGGCTAAGACGCTGCATTTCTCCCGCTACATTCTCGGCCAAAAACGCTCCGCAAACTGAGCGCGGCCGCCGCGAAAACGGAGATCGTACTCACGCGGGACCTCACGGTCCCGCGGCTGTTTAGAGTCGCACCGCCTCGCCGATGGAAGCCATCACGGCGTCGCGCCAGCGCTCTTGAACCGTTCCAACCGGGACCTTCTGAATGACCTCTTCGGCAAATCCGGTCGCGATCACGCGCAGGGCCTGACCCCGCGACAGCCCGCGACTTTGCAGGTAGAACAGCTGGTCCCGGTTCAAGGACCCCATCGACGCGCCATGCGTACAGCGCACATCGTCCGCAATGATCTCGAGCTTCGGAATGGCGTCCGCGTGCGTTCCCGGTTCGAGTAGCAGGTTGCGGCACTGTTGGTACGCGTCGGTCTTCTGCGACTGCTGCGGTACGGAGATCAGTCCCTGATAAACCGAATGCGAGCGTCCTGACAGCAGCGTCTTGAACGTCAGGTCCGACTTGCACCGCGGCGCGCCATGATACTGATGAGTGCGATGATCCGCTCGCGCATCGCCGCTGCCCGCGAACAGCCCCTGAATCCGCCCCGACGAGTTCGGCCCCAACAACATTAGTTCCATCCGCGCCACATGCCAGGCCGCGCCCTGCGTGAAGGAGTACCAGGTCACAGCGGAATCCTGCGCCACCTGAACTCGCGCGCGGCGGTAGAGCGCAGCGCGGGCGCCGCACCAATCCTCCTGCACATAGTTAAGACGCGCGCCCGCTTCCACCATGATCTCGGTCCGCCCCACCGTTACCGCATCGTCCGACGCCGGCAGCCAGCGATCAACAATCGTTGCCTCAGCGTCACGCTCCACAACGACCAAGGTCGTGAACGTCGATAGCCCCGGGCCGGAGCTGCGCTGCTGGAGTTCAATCGTCTCGCCCGACCAAGCCCGCGGAACCCTGATGATCACGGGAGCACGGCAGAAGGCTTTGTGATAGTACAGGAATTTGGCGTCGTAGTCGTCACCGGGAATCGTCAGCAGTTGCCGCATAGATTCCGCGCCTGCTGACGCAAGCGGCGACGCCAACGCGGCGGGCAGATGCGTCGTCGTTTCGTGAAGGGAGGTCGCCGCCTCGACCTGTTCGGTCCGCGGCCACGGGAACTGGTCGGGATCGGTCTTTCGCCAATCCTCTTCGAGCCGTGACGGGATCGCTGCCGAGCGGGCCTGCTCCAAGGCATGCAACCGCTGCTCAGGGGTCCACAGCGGGTGCGGGATCGACTCTATAAACGCGCTGCTGCGGGGATGCGACGTCGTCTCAGCCAACGGAACCCTCCATCTGCAATTGGATCAGCCGGTTCATCTCGAGCGCGTACTCCATCGGCAACTCCTTGACCACCGGCTCGATAAATCCGCGCACAATTAACGTCATCGCGTCGGCCTCCGAAATGCCGCGACTCATCAGATAGAAGATCTGCTCGTCGCCGATCTTCGAGACCGTTGCCTCGTGACCCAGCTCGACCTTGTCCTCCTGAATATTCATGTACGGATACGTGTCGCTGCGGCTGTGATCGTCAAGCAATAATGCATCGCAGCTCACGTTCGACTTCGAGTTCTCCGCGCCTTTGCTCACCTCCACGAGGCCGCGATAAGACGTCCGCCCGCCGCCGCGCGAAATCGATTTCGACACGATGACCGAGGTCGTCTCCGGCGCGTGATGAATCACCTTCGCGCCCGCCTCCGTATGCATCCCCGGCCCCGCGTAGGCCACCGACAGAATGTCCGCGCGCGCATGCCGCCCCATCATGTAAACCGACGGATACTTCATTGTCACCTTCGAACCGAGATTGCAATCAACCCACTCCATCGTCGCATCTTCTTCCGCCAGCGTACGCTTCGTCACGAGATTGTACACGTTCTTCGACCAGTTCTGAATCGTGGTGTACCGCACCCGCGAGTGCTTCTTCGCGTAGATCTCCACCACCGCGCTGTGCAGCGAATCCGAAGAATACACCGGCGCCGTGCAGCCCTCCACGTAGTGCACGTTCGAGCCTTCGTCCGCGATGATCAGCGTGCGCTCAAACTGCCCGACATTCTTCGCGTTGATCCGGAAGTAGGCCTGCAGCGGAATCGTCACATGCACGCCCTTCGGCACATAGATGAAACTGCCGCCCGACCAGACCGCCGTATTCAGCGCCGCGAGCTTATTATCGCCCGCCGGAATCAACTTGTTGAAATACTCCTGAAACAGATCGGGATACTCGCGCAAGCCGGAATCGGTGTCAAGAAAGATGACTCCCAGTTTCGACCACTCTTTCTGCAGAGAGTGGTACACGACTTCCGAATCATACTGCGCACCGACACCGGCCAGAAATTTCTTCTCGGCCTCGGGAATCCCCAGCTTGTCGTAAGTGTCCCGAATCTCTTCCGGTACCGCGTCCCAGTTGGATTCGACGCGTTCGTTTGACCGCACGTAGTAGTGAATATCGTCGTAGTTGATCCCCGATAAGTCCGGCCCCCAGTTCGGAGACGCCTTCCGCACGAAATAGTCGAGGCCCTTCAGACGCAGTTTGCGCATCCAGTCCGGTTCGCTCTTCATCTCGGAGATCTCTTCGACCACCTTGCGCGACAACCCTTTGGGCAGCTTCACCGTCGACTTATCTTCGTCGTGAAAACCGTAGCGGTCGTAGTTGTCCAGATCGAGCTCGAACTTCTTGTCCTTTTCCATCCTATCCTCCCTGCAACACAGCCAGCAATTCGCTTGCCCGGCTGTCCGCCGTGTATCGGTCTCGCAAGATCAGTAACGCGCGGTCGGCTAAGCGATCGCGCGCAGTGCCGTCGCTTAGAAGTTGCTTCATCGCCTCATACCATTCCTCCGGTGCGGACGCGTAGCGGATCGAGTCGCGATCCGCAAAATCCTGCACGGGGAAACCGATCGGACTCGCCACCGCGGGCACGCCACGGCTCATGTACACCAGCGCCTTGTAGTTCATCTTGGCGCGACACCATTCCGTATCATCGAGTGGCGCAAGTCCCAGCGTGAATTGCGGCACGAATTCCGCCTCCGCTGACCGACTCCACGGAATGAACCTGTGCCGGTAGCGCGGCGGCGGGTTCATCAGACCTGACGTCATGATCCACACCTCAAGCTCGGGGAGCTCTGCTTGCAGCCGCAGAATGGAGTCCTCAAGCGGCCGTAAGAACCGCTGGTTTTCCGGTGCCCCCACCCACCCGACCACTGCGGGATGCCGCGGCACCGACGGCGCTGCCGCTACGGTCTCGACAATCGTCGGAATGACGTGCACGTAGGCGTTTAGTCCGGTCGCGTAGCGGCGAATGGCCGCGCCGCTGGCCACGACCGCGGATGCGCGGCGAAGCGAGCGATTGACGCGCTCACGTTCCGCGCTGCGCCAGACCGCGTTCGGCAGATCAAACGGCGACGCCAGATAGATCGCGTCGTCCAGATCATATACGATGCGCTTCCGCAGCGCTCGGGCGAGTCCCAACTTGATTCGCCCACCGCTGAACTTCTGATGCCAGATGGCATCCGCGCGGAATACGGTGAACAGCGCGCGGAGCGGAAGCAACTCCAGCCAGAGTCGCGAGCGACCGCGCGGACGTTCCGTTCCGCGTTCGTACTTGTGAAACGTGTAACTGTCAACGAACACGGCCACGCCCGCGGCTGCCAGCGCCGGAAGATACGCGTACATCCGCGTCCGCGCGCTGCCGTTGTCCAGTCCTCCTCCGGGAATCATCAGCACGCGCAGCGTCATACTGTCAGCTCCGCCAGCATCGCGCGCATCTGCGAAGCGGTCACGCGGGCCGTTCGCCGCAGCGCTCGCCGACGCCGCCATGCCTCCGGCAACCACCGCAGGAACGCAATCCAGCTCGCCAGCACCGCTCCGCATTGACGCGCCCGGATATGATGCGGGATGCCGAACACGTCTTTCTGTAAACGGTAGAGAATCTCCCGCACGGACATCCAGCCCGGCAGGCCGTTCGCGCAGGTCAGCAACCGGTTCCGGCGATAGCGAATGAACCGCGCGCGCGGCAGGCGTGCCTGTGTGGGTGAACGATGATGCCGCACACGCGCCTGTGGCACGAGCCGAAAGCTCCAATCGAACCACCGGCAGCGCAATGCCAAATCGACGTCATCCCACTCGGCAAAGAAGTTCGGATCGAGACCGCCCACTTCGTCAAATGCCTCGCGTCGAAAGAGCGCGCAGGCAAGACAGACGCCAAATACTACCGTGGATGCGCTCGGCGCCAAGTCCGCCGACTCCCCGTGCAGTCCGTCGGCCGCCGTGAAGTGCCGATGCAATACGATACCCGCGCTGTCCACGCATCGGGGGTCCGCCGCGTTCACCAACAGCGGCTGGACCGCGGCCACCCGCTGGCCGGCCTGCAGCAAAGCGTCCACCAACGATGGCAACGAGCCCGGCTCCAGCACCGTGTCATTATTCAGAAGCAACAACAGCTCGCCGCGAGCGACCGCGACGCCGTGATTGATCGCACCGGTAAACCCGGTATTGGTCGCTAACACTTCGCAGTGTACCGTCGGAAACTGCGCGCTCACGTAAGCGACGCTGCCGTCCGTCGAACCGTTATCGACGAGCAGAACTTCGAGCGGATCCCTGCATTCCTGACTGAGCACGGAGGTCAGACACGGCCCGAGGTATTCGAGACCGTTGAAATTGGGAATGATCACCGAGATCATTCACCCTCGCCTTGAGCTATGCGTGCGCCGCCGCAATGTGACCCAGATTATGGCGCTTGACGCGCTCAAAATCCTCCGGCAGCGGAGGCAGGTACGCCTGTGGAAACTCCACCTCGTCGAAGGACTCCCATGAACACTACTTTACCGTCACAATGTCGGCCTTGGTCGTGCCCACGATCGCCAACAGTTCGCCCTGCTCCGGCTTCGGGACCTTGAATTCGTCGAGGGTCTTCACAAAGTCCACGACCATCGCGTCCCATTCCTTGTTTGCAATATTCAAATGCGCGTGGGACTCCTTCATCGAGCGGCCGGTGTAAACCTGCGGACCGCCTGTCACCTGACACACCAGTGCCGTAACCTGAAACTTGAGTCCAGCCTTTGGCACGCGATCGCGCGCCTCTTTTATCGCCGGATTCGCGTTCAAGACATCATTCACCAGCAGTTTCTCGATGAATACGTCCACCACCGAGGCGATATTGTACACACCACCGAGGCGGTCATAGAGCGACGGCGCGGCAGGTTCCGCCGCGCGAGCAGCCGTCGATACCAGCATGACAGCCATCATTCCGGTCAGAAGACTCTGCAGACTCTTCATAGCTTGCTCCCTTCGTGTTTCGTTGATCTATGGGGGGCGACCATCATATCGTCTGAGCGGCAAGCGCCGCTCCAAGATTGTGCTGCTTGATCCGGTGAAAATCCTCCGGCAGCGGAGGCAGGTTCGTCAGTTGAAACTCAATGAACTCCGCTTCGCTCATCCCCAACGCCGGCGTCAGCCGCCGCTCGCGTCCCAGAGTTGAAACCGTCTTGTCATCGAGTCCGCGCCCGCAGACCGAACCCCGATAGTGCCCCGGATACACTTCCGTCCACTCGGGTAACGTCATCAGCTTCTGCAGGCTGCCGTACATGATGCGCGCCCGCATTTCAAGCTGCTTCCGCGACAGCGCAGCCAACGAAAGATCGATGCGGCCCACATCTCCCACGAACAGCAAATCCCCCGTCAACAAGAACCAATCTTCAATCAAAATCGAGATATGCTCCGGCGTGTGACCCGGCGTGTGCAAAATCTCACCCCGCCAACGACCGAACATGAATTCCTGGCGATCCGCCAACGGTTCGAACGGATAATGCACTTCCGCGTTTGCTCCCAAATACAACGGGGATGCCGTGAGCTCCGCCAGCCGCCGCGCACACGAAAAGTGATCCGCATGCGCGTGCGTTTCCAGCACCTGCTTCACGACCATCGCGTTCTCTTCGCAATGATCAACATAGAACCGCGGATCGCCCTGCGGATCAATAATCGCGCACACCCCCTGCGACGGACACCCCATCGCATAGGAGATACAACCTTTTTCACTATGCAGGAACTGACGAAAGTGCATGATTCAGGGATCGGCATTTGACTTCTTGGCGGCACATGTCTTCATGTGCCCCAATTCTGATCTTCCTTCCAATGACTTCTTGGCGGCACATGTCTTCATGTGCCCCATTCTGATCTTCCTTCAAATGACTTCTTGGCGGCACATGTCTTCATGTGCCCCATTCTGATCTTCCTTCAAATGACTTCTTGGCGGCACATGTCTTCATGTGCCCCAATTCTAATCTTCCCCTCAAATAAACAACTGAATATCCGCTTCCGCCGCGTAATCCAGAAACGACGGCGAACCCGCGAATTCCACACCGTCCATCAAATCCTCTGCCTTGATCCGCATCACGCGCATCGTCGTGTTGCAGGCGAACAGCCGCACGCCCGATTCGCGCGCAATCGCGAACATCTCATCGAGCGGTGCCAGATTCGCCTTGTCCATCCAGTCCTTCATCATCATCGTCGCCATCGCCGTCATCCCCGGCAACACGCCAACGATGTTCGGAATCTTGATCGAACTGCCCGGAAACGGCGACGGCATGGCCGGATTCGCGAGCGGCGCGACACCGAGGTGCTGCTGCCGCGTCTTGTGAATCAAATCAAGCCCGTAAAACGTGAAGAAGATCCCGGCCTCCCAGCCCATGCTCGCCGCGACGTTGGCAAGAATGAGCGGAGGGTACGCCATGTCCAGCGTACCCTTCGATGCAATCAACGCGATGCGCCGCGGCTTGGTCGGATCTGATCTGCTCATTTCAACCGTCGAATCTGGAACCGCCAGACTTTCGATTCTGCGCCACCGGACAATAATTCATGACCGGTGTTCTTCGTCCAGGCCGCCATGTTCGACTCCGAGCCGGGGTCGTCGCTCAACAACTCGACGATTTCGCCCACCTGAATTCGCTTGATCGCCTGCGCCAACCGTAACGTCGGCATCGGACAAACCAAGCCCCGGGCGTCAACTTGCTCCGCGATAGGGTGAGCAGGCGCGCTCAAACCGCCGCCTCCTCCTTGATCCAGTCGTAACCCTGGTCTTCAAGTTGTAGCGCCAGCGCTCGGTCGCCCGTCTTCACGATCCGGCCATCAACCAGAATGTGGACGTAGTCCGGTACGATATAGCTCAGCAACCGTTGATAATGGGTAATCACCAGCGCGCCGAAGGTCGGCCCGCGCATCGAGTTTACCCCCCGCGCCACGATCTTCAGTGCGTCAATATCCAGGCCCGAATCGGTCTCATCAAATACCGCCAACTCCGGCTTCAACATTCCCATCTGCAGAATTTCGTTGCGCTTCTTCTCTCCGCCGGAAAACCCCTCGTTCAGAAAACGCTTCGCGAAATCCGGAGTAATATCAAGAATCTCCAGCCAGCGATTCAACTCCGCTTTGAACTCCGCCGCGCTCGGCACCTTGCCAAATCGCGAACTCATCGCCATCCGCAGGAAATTCATGGTCGATACGCCGTAGATCTCCTGCGGATACTGAAACGCCAAAAAAAGCCCGCGCCGGGCGCGCTCGTCCGGTTCCAGTTCCAGAACGTTCTCGCCACGCCAGAGCACTTCACCGGCCGACACCTCGTATTTCGGGTGGCCCATGATGGCCGACGCCAACGTGGACTTGCCGCTGCCGTTCGGTCCCATGATCGCATGGACCTCGCCCACCGGCACCGTCAGGTCCAGGCCTCTCAGTATTTCCCGCCCCTCCACGTTCACGTGAAGGTTGCGAACCTCAAGCTGATTCAAATTCGCTCCAAGTGGATACCGCCATCGTTCAAACCGCTCAGCGCACGCGAGCCGGTGCCGCCTGCCGTTCCTTCACATCAAGCTGCAACGCTACCGGAGCCACACGGGCCGCGTTCGCCGCGCGAATCCGCTCCAGAATGTCCCCCAACGTCAACCCGCCAAAAAACCGCGTCAAATGCTGCTCCGCCTCTTCCCACAACACGCGTACCGTGCAAGAATGCGAGAGCAGGCAATAGGTCGGATCCGCCACGCACTGATTGAACATCAAGTGACCCTCGAACGCTTCAATCACCGCCAAAATGTTGATCAGTTCCGGTGCGACATTCAAGGTCACACCGCCGCCTTTGCCGCGCTGGGTGTGCAACATCCCCTGACTCGCCAACTGCGCAACGATCTTCGTCAGAAAGACTCTCGGTATGTGCTGCCGCTCCGCGATCTCGCGCGTGACTACCGGTTGTCCCTGGGCCTGGTTCATGGCAACGTCCACGAGCACCCGCAGCGCGTAATCCGCTTGCATGGATACCAACATGGCTGTGATCCTTTTAAATTAGACTCGTATTGTCCTATTAATTTACAAAAAAATGGGCGCAGAGTCAATAACTACTTGCCCCAGTTCTGTCAGGTAATAGTCTATTATTAGGCTGTTTAAAATATTTCAGGTCATACCGCGAGGCATGAGGTACGCAAATTCACCTCTCTTTCAGCAACTTCGTCTAACTTCAATCCAGTTAGTAGCTTGGCAGAGAATTCGCCAAATCCACCGCCCCTCTGTCCCGTTCGCTCTCCTGTTCTTGGGTACTCGCTGAGGCCCCAATGCGTTCCCCGGACCGACCATCCCGCGTCGGTGAGGGAATAGACTCGCAGGCAGCGCTTGACATCCGCCACGGAATCCCCTATATTTTGACTCTCGCAACCGTAGGGGTGGTCGAAAAACTCGGCCTGAGATAAACCCTCGAACCTGATCCGGATAATGCCGGCGGAGGAAACGGTCAGCGCGTCATTTCACCAGCTACACCCGTTGGCCTCCGGGAAGTGACCGCAGCCGCTCGCGTTGCGGAACTTATCTTTCCCCAGGGAGGCTTTTTTCATGTCCCGCTTTCATTTCTGCCTGCTCGCACTGCTCGCGAGCAGTCCCCTGTTGGCCGCTGAGCTGAGTGGCATCATCTCCAACTTCCGGACCGGTGAGCCACTATCCGGTGCGACCGTAACGGTACTTAAATCCGGACAGTCGGAGTCAACAAATGCGCGCGGCGAATACGCGCTCCGCGGCCTGCAACCCGGTCGGTTTGTCGTCGAAGCCACGGCGGCGGACTTCAGCGCGTATCGCTGGGAACTCGAAATCATCGACGCCGGGCAGAGCCTGCATCGCAATATCGAACTGCATTCCGCCGCGGACGTGGAACCCGCGGGCGAAGCGCCCCGCTATCTGCTCGGCGAAGTCACCGTGCTGTCAACGCGCGCGTCCGCCGATTACCCCGTGACCTATTCCAATCTCAGCCGCGCGGAAATCGAACAGCAGAACTATGCACAGGACCTGCCGCTGCT encodes the following:
- a CDS encoding cysteine desulfurase, whose translation is MKTVAEIRRDFPILNVKVNGRPLVYLDSAASSQKPMAVLDSHCRFCESRYSNVHRGVHTLGERATADYEAARGTVRDFIKAPDSRGVIFTRGTTESINLVAHSFGRRFIKHGQAILLTPLEHHANLVPWQIVAKAVGAELRFWPLREDGTLDMDAGRKLLDGSVALVALTHVSNVLGTINPVREITELAHRVGARVLVDGAQAVPHMPVDITEIDADFYAFSGHKMLGPTGIGVLWGKPEILEDMDPFLTGGEMIREVFLDHSTWNELPYKFEAGTPPIVEAVGLAEAIRYLDVIGMDWIHAHDYHLSTYAYDALTATPGVTVYGPALERSSMVTFNIDGVHAHDAAGLLDREGIAIRAGHHCAQPLMRWLGVVATARASFYLYNTEAEIDLLVDAVRKVRQVLSVA
- a CDS encoding non-heme iron oxygenase ferredoxin subunit, whose translation is MCSKAEFKRDGGKSFNVGPLQLVVFRSDGQWFATSSHCTHEDESLADGWLEGCHVECPRHGAMFDLATGEALSLPATEPLQTFAVEVRGDEVLVLIPAAAPADGGTK
- the sufD gene encoding Fe-S cluster assembly protein SufD — encoded protein: MAETTSHPRSSAFIESIPHPLWTPEQRLHALEQARSAAIPSRLEEDWRKTDPDQFPWPRTEQVEAATSLHETTTHLPAALASPLASAGAESMRQLLTIPGDDYDAKFLYYHKAFCRAPVIIRVPRAWSGETIELQQRSSGPGLSTFTTLVVVERDAEATIVDRWLPASDDAVTVGRTEIMVEAGARLNYVQEDWCGARAALYRRARVQVAQDSAVTWYSFTQGAAWHVARMELMLLGPNSSGRIQGLFAGSGDARADHRTHQYHGAPRCKSDLTFKTLLSGRSHSVYQGLISVPQQSQKTDAYQQCRNLLLEPGTHADAIPKLEIIADDVRCTHGASMGSLNRDQLFYLQSRGLSRGQALRVIATGFAEEVIQKVPVGTVQERWRDAVMASIGEAVRL
- the sufB gene encoding Fe-S cluster assembly protein SufB, with translation MEKDKKFELDLDNYDRYGFHDEDKSTVKLPKGLSRKVVEEISEMKSEPDWMRKLRLKGLDYFVRKASPNWGPDLSGINYDDIHYYVRSNERVESNWDAVPEEIRDTYDKLGIPEAEKKFLAGVGAQYDSEVVYHSLQKEWSKLGVIFLDTDSGLREYPDLFQEYFNKLIPAGDNKLAALNTAVWSGGSFIYVPKGVHVTIPLQAYFRINAKNVGQFERTLIIADEGSNVHYVEGCTAPVYSSDSLHSAVVEIYAKKHSRVRYTTIQNWSKNVYNLVTKRTLAEEDATMEWVDCNLGSKVTMKYPSVYMMGRHARADILSVAYAGPGMHTEAGAKVIHHAPETTSVIVSKSISRGGGRTSYRGLVEVSKGAENSKSNVSCDALLLDDHSRSDTYPYMNIQEDKVELGHEATVSKIGDEQIFYLMSRGISEADAMTLIVRGFIEPVVKELPMEYALEMNRLIQLQMEGSVG
- a CDS encoding glycosyltransferase, whose amino-acid sequence is MTLRVLMIPGGGLDNGSARTRMYAYLPALAAAGVAVFVDSYTFHKYERGTERPRGRSRLWLELLPLRALFTVFRADAIWHQKFSGGRIKLGLARALRKRIVYDLDDAIYLASPFDLPNAVWRSAERERVNRSLRRASAVVASGAAIRRYATGLNAYVHVIPTIVETVAAAPSVPRHPAVVGWVGAPENQRFLRPLEDSILRLQAELPELEVWIMTSGLMNPPPRYRHRFIPWSRSAEAEFVPQFTLGLAPLDDTEWCRAKMNYKALVYMSRGVPAVASPIGFPVQDFADRDSIRYASAPEEWYEAMKQLLSDGTARDRLADRALLILRDRYTADSRASELLAVLQGG
- a CDS encoding glycosyltransferase family 2 protein; translated protein: MISVIIPNFNGLEYLGPCLTSVLSQECRDPLEVLLVDNGSTDGSVAYVSAQFPTVHCEVLATNTGFTGAINHGVAVARGELLLLLNNDTVLEPGSLPSLVDALLQAGQRVAAVQPLLVNAADPRCVDSAGIVLHRHFTAADGLHGESADLAPSASTVVFGVCLACALFRREAFDEVGGLDPNFFAEWDDVDLALRCRWFDWSFRLVPQARVRHHRSPTQARLPRARFIRYRRNRLLTCANGLPGWMSVREILYRLQKDVFGIPHHIRARQCGAVLASWIAFLRWLPEAWRRRRALRRTARVTASQMRAMLAELTV
- a CDS encoding group 1 truncated hemoglobin, with product MKSLQSLLTGMMAVMLVSTAARAAEPAAPSLYDRLGGVYNIASVVDVFIEKLLVNDVLNANPAIKEARDRVPKAGLKFQVTALVCQVTGGPQVYTGRSMKESHAHLNIANKEWDAMVVDFVKTLDEFKVPKPEQGELLAIVGTTKADIVTVK
- a CDS encoding MBL fold metallo-hydrolase, with amino-acid sequence MHFRQFLHSEKGCISYAMGCPSQGVCAIIDPQGDPRFYVDHCEENAMVVKQVLETHAHADHFSCARRLAELTASPLYLGANAEVHYPFEPLADRQEFMFGRWRGEILHTPGHTPEHISILIEDWFLLTGDLLFVGDVGRIDLSLAALSRKQLEMRARIMYGSLQKLMTLPEWTEVYPGHYRGSVCGRGLDDKTVSTLGRERRLTPALGMSEAEFIEFQLTNLPPLPEDFHRIKQHNLGAALAAQTI
- a CDS encoding DsrE/DsrF/DrsH-like family protein yields the protein MSRSDPTKPRRIALIASKGTLDMAYPPLILANVAASMGWEAGIFFTFYGLDLIHKTRQQHLGVAPLANPAMPSPFPGSSIKIPNIVGVLPGMTAMATMMMKDWMDKANLAPLDEMFAIARESGVRLFACNTTMRVMRIKAEDLMDGVEFAGSPSFLDYAAEADIQLFI
- a CDS encoding sulfurtransferase TusA family protein, yielding MPTLRLAQAIKRIQVGEIVELLSDDPGSESNMAAWTKNTGHELLSGGAESKVWRFQIRRLK
- the sufC gene encoding Fe-S cluster assembly ATPase SufC — translated: MNQLEVRNLHVNVEGREILRGLDLTVPVGEVHAIMGPNGSGKSTLASAIMGHPKYEVSAGEVLWRGENVLELEPDERARRGLFLAFQYPQEIYGVSTMNFLRMAMSSRFGKVPSAAEFKAELNRWLEILDITPDFAKRFLNEGFSGGEKKRNEILQMGMLKPELAVFDETDSGLDIDALKIVARGVNSMRGPTFGALVITHYQRLLSYIVPDYVHILVDGRIVKTGDRALALQLEDQGYDWIKEEAAV
- a CDS encoding Rrf2 family transcriptional regulator, whose translation is MLVSMQADYALRVLVDVAMNQAQGQPVVTREIAERQHIPRVFLTKIVAQLASQGMLHTQRGKGGGVTLNVAPELINILAVIEAFEGHLMFNQCVADPTYCLLSHSCTVRVLWEEAEQHLTRFFGGLTLGDILERIRAANAARVAPVALQLDVKERQAAPARVR